The proteins below come from a single Leptidea sinapis chromosome Z, ilLepSina1.1, whole genome shotgun sequence genomic window:
- the LOC126978358 gene encoding flotillin-1 isoform X2 has protein sequence MAWGFVTCGPNEALVVSGCCYSKPILVPGGRAFVWPAIQRVQRISLNTMTLQVESPTVYTIQGVPISVTGIAQVKIQGQNAEMLMSACEQFLGKTEQEIQHIALVTLEGHQRAIMGSMTVEEIYKDRKIFSKKVFEVASSDLINMGITVVSYTLKDIRDEEGYLKALGMARTAEVKRDARIGEAEAQAEAKIKEAMAEEQRMASRFLNDTEIAKAQRDFELKKAAYDVEVHTIKAEAEMAYELQAAKTKQRIKEEQMQIAVVERTQEINVQKWEVQRREKELDATVRRPAEAEKFRLEKLAEAHRLKTVLEAEAEAEAVKVRGEAEAYAIKAKAVADAEQMAKKAEAWKEYGSAAMVDMMLDTLPKVAAEVAAPLSQARKVTMVSCGGGDVGAAKLTGEVLTIVQCIPDLVKSVTGVDIAKIKGLRAV, from the exons ATGGCTTGGGGATTCGTGACCTGTGGTCCAAACGAGGCACTTGTTGTATCTG GTTGCTGCTACTCCAAGCCTATATTGGTGCCTGGTGGTCGTGCCTTTGTATGGCCAGCCATCCAACGTGTTCAGCGTATATCTCTTAACACAATGACCTTGCAAGTTGAATCACCCACTGTATATACAATTCAGGGTGTGCCCATATCCGTCACTGGCATAGCACAG GTTAAAATACAAGGTCAAAATGCAGAGATGTTAATGTCAGCGTGTGAACAGTTCCTGGGAAAAACTGAACAAGAGATACAACATATAGCGCTCGTAACTCTAGAAGGTCACCAGCGGGCTATAATGGGATCCATGACTGTTGAAGAAATATACAAAGACAGAAAAATCTTTTCAAAGAAA GTATTTGAAGTGGCGTCGAGTGATCTGATTAATATGGGCATTACAGTAGTGTCTTACACCCTCAAAGATATACGAGATGAAGAG GGGTACTTAAAAGCATTGGGTATGGCGCGTACTGCTGAAGTAAAACGAGACGCTCGTATTGGTGAGGCTGAGGCACAAGCGGAGGCGAAAATCAAAGAAGCAATGGCAGAGGAGCAGCGTATGGCTTCGAGATTCTTGAATGACACCGAAATTGCTAAGGCGCAACGAGACTTTGAACTTAAAAAAGCGGCTTACGACGTCGAGGTTCACACTATAAAG gCGGAAGCTGAGATGGCATACGAATTGCAAGCCGCAAAAACAAAACAACGCATCAAGGAAGAACAGATGCAAATTGCTGTTGTGGAACGTACACAGGAAATTAACGTTCAGAAGTGGGAGGTGCAAAGACGCGAAAAAGAGCTGGATGCTACTGTACGCAG ACCGGCCGAGGCTGAAAAGTTTAGACTGGAGAAACTTGCTGAGGCGCACCGACTCAAGACTGTCCTCGAAGCAGAAGCCGAGGCTGAAGCTGTTAAAGTTCGTGGAGAG GCTGAAGCATACGCAATAAAGGCGAAGGCTGTAGCTGATGCCGAGCAAATGGCGAAGAAAGCGGAAGCATGGAAAGAATACGGGTCCGCTGCTATGGTGGACATGATGCTTGATACGCTGCCGAAG GTGGCAGCAGAAGTAGCTGCCCCGTTGTCGCAAGCTCGCAAAGTGACCATGGTTTCGTGCGGCGGTGGCGATGTCGGAGCTGCGAAGCTCACTGGGGAAGTTCTGACGATCGTACAGTGCATTCCAGACTTGGTAAAGAGTGTCACCGGCGTGGACATTGCAAAGATAAAG
- the LOC126978358 gene encoding flotillin-1 isoform X1 has translation MAWGFVTCGPNEALVVSGCCYSKPILVPGGRAFVWPAIQRVQRISLNTMTLQVESPTVYTIQGVPISVTGIAQVKIQGQNAEMLMSACEQFLGKTEQEIQHIALVTLEGHQRAIMGSMTVEEIYKDRKIFSKKVFEVASSDLINMGITVVSYTLKDIRDEEGYLKALGMARTAEVKRDARIGEAEAQAEAKIKEAMAEEQRMASRFLNDTEIAKAQRDFELKKAAYDVEVHTIKAEAEMAYELQAAKTKQRIKEEQMQIAVVERTQEINVQKWEVQRREKELDATVRRPAEAEKFRLEKLAEAHRLKTVLEAEAEAEAVKVRGEAEAYAIKAKAVADAEQMAKKAEAWKEYGSAAMVDMMLDTLPKVAAEVAAPLSQARKVTMVSCGGGDVGAAKLTGEVLTIVQCIPDLVKSVTGVDIAKIKGLVEPMQVPTPTVRGDSARKVR, from the exons ATGGCTTGGGGATTCGTGACCTGTGGTCCAAACGAGGCACTTGTTGTATCTG GTTGCTGCTACTCCAAGCCTATATTGGTGCCTGGTGGTCGTGCCTTTGTATGGCCAGCCATCCAACGTGTTCAGCGTATATCTCTTAACACAATGACCTTGCAAGTTGAATCACCCACTGTATATACAATTCAGGGTGTGCCCATATCCGTCACTGGCATAGCACAG GTTAAAATACAAGGTCAAAATGCAGAGATGTTAATGTCAGCGTGTGAACAGTTCCTGGGAAAAACTGAACAAGAGATACAACATATAGCGCTCGTAACTCTAGAAGGTCACCAGCGGGCTATAATGGGATCCATGACTGTTGAAGAAATATACAAAGACAGAAAAATCTTTTCAAAGAAA GTATTTGAAGTGGCGTCGAGTGATCTGATTAATATGGGCATTACAGTAGTGTCTTACACCCTCAAAGATATACGAGATGAAGAG GGGTACTTAAAAGCATTGGGTATGGCGCGTACTGCTGAAGTAAAACGAGACGCTCGTATTGGTGAGGCTGAGGCACAAGCGGAGGCGAAAATCAAAGAAGCAATGGCAGAGGAGCAGCGTATGGCTTCGAGATTCTTGAATGACACCGAAATTGCTAAGGCGCAACGAGACTTTGAACTTAAAAAAGCGGCTTACGACGTCGAGGTTCACACTATAAAG gCGGAAGCTGAGATGGCATACGAATTGCAAGCCGCAAAAACAAAACAACGCATCAAGGAAGAACAGATGCAAATTGCTGTTGTGGAACGTACACAGGAAATTAACGTTCAGAAGTGGGAGGTGCAAAGACGCGAAAAAGAGCTGGATGCTACTGTACGCAG ACCGGCCGAGGCTGAAAAGTTTAGACTGGAGAAACTTGCTGAGGCGCACCGACTCAAGACTGTCCTCGAAGCAGAAGCCGAGGCTGAAGCTGTTAAAGTTCGTGGAGAG GCTGAAGCATACGCAATAAAGGCGAAGGCTGTAGCTGATGCCGAGCAAATGGCGAAGAAAGCGGAAGCATGGAAAGAATACGGGTCCGCTGCTATGGTGGACATGATGCTTGATACGCTGCCGAAG GTGGCAGCAGAAGTAGCTGCCCCGTTGTCGCAAGCTCGCAAAGTGACCATGGTTTCGTGCGGCGGTGGCGATGTCGGAGCTGCGAAGCTCACTGGGGAAGTTCTGACGATCGTACAGTGCATTCCAGACTTGGTAAAGAGTGTCACCGGCGTGGACATTGCAAAGATAAAG
- the LOC126978358 gene encoding flotillin-1 isoform X3 encodes MTLQVESPTVYTIQGVPISVTGIAQVKIQGQNAEMLMSACEQFLGKTEQEIQHIALVTLEGHQRAIMGSMTVEEIYKDRKIFSKKVFEVASSDLINMGITVVSYTLKDIRDEEGYLKALGMARTAEVKRDARIGEAEAQAEAKIKEAMAEEQRMASRFLNDTEIAKAQRDFELKKAAYDVEVHTIKAEAEMAYELQAAKTKQRIKEEQMQIAVVERTQEINVQKWEVQRREKELDATVRRPAEAEKFRLEKLAEAHRLKTVLEAEAEAEAVKVRGEAEAYAIKAKAVADAEQMAKKAEAWKEYGSAAMVDMMLDTLPKVAAEVAAPLSQARKVTMVSCGGGDVGAAKLTGEVLTIVQCIPDLVKSVTGVDIAKIKGLVEPMQVPTPTVRGDSARKVR; translated from the exons ATGACCTTGCAAGTTGAATCACCCACTGTATATACAATTCAGGGTGTGCCCATATCCGTCACTGGCATAGCACAG GTTAAAATACAAGGTCAAAATGCAGAGATGTTAATGTCAGCGTGTGAACAGTTCCTGGGAAAAACTGAACAAGAGATACAACATATAGCGCTCGTAACTCTAGAAGGTCACCAGCGGGCTATAATGGGATCCATGACTGTTGAAGAAATATACAAAGACAGAAAAATCTTTTCAAAGAAA GTATTTGAAGTGGCGTCGAGTGATCTGATTAATATGGGCATTACAGTAGTGTCTTACACCCTCAAAGATATACGAGATGAAGAG GGGTACTTAAAAGCATTGGGTATGGCGCGTACTGCTGAAGTAAAACGAGACGCTCGTATTGGTGAGGCTGAGGCACAAGCGGAGGCGAAAATCAAAGAAGCAATGGCAGAGGAGCAGCGTATGGCTTCGAGATTCTTGAATGACACCGAAATTGCTAAGGCGCAACGAGACTTTGAACTTAAAAAAGCGGCTTACGACGTCGAGGTTCACACTATAAAG gCGGAAGCTGAGATGGCATACGAATTGCAAGCCGCAAAAACAAAACAACGCATCAAGGAAGAACAGATGCAAATTGCTGTTGTGGAACGTACACAGGAAATTAACGTTCAGAAGTGGGAGGTGCAAAGACGCGAAAAAGAGCTGGATGCTACTGTACGCAG ACCGGCCGAGGCTGAAAAGTTTAGACTGGAGAAACTTGCTGAGGCGCACCGACTCAAGACTGTCCTCGAAGCAGAAGCCGAGGCTGAAGCTGTTAAAGTTCGTGGAGAG GCTGAAGCATACGCAATAAAGGCGAAGGCTGTAGCTGATGCCGAGCAAATGGCGAAGAAAGCGGAAGCATGGAAAGAATACGGGTCCGCTGCTATGGTGGACATGATGCTTGATACGCTGCCGAAG GTGGCAGCAGAAGTAGCTGCCCCGTTGTCGCAAGCTCGCAAAGTGACCATGGTTTCGTGCGGCGGTGGCGATGTCGGAGCTGCGAAGCTCACTGGGGAAGTTCTGACGATCGTACAGTGCATTCCAGACTTGGTAAAGAGTGTCACCGGCGTGGACATTGCAAAGATAAAG